A region from the Aegilops tauschii subsp. strangulata cultivar AL8/78 chromosome 5, Aet v6.0, whole genome shotgun sequence genome encodes:
- the LOC109775098 gene encoding uncharacterized protein, with the protein MRNQRQAPITCSSSKTNNTKREEPHLSGAYIRSLVKHLSSSSTARSKDHHHITMGSKSHQEEQQAPQTTPSSLQQQQPHKKQVRRRLHTSRPYQERLLNMAEARREIVNALKIHRASMREAKEQQQHQQLVQQLQHQQEVQVVQDHRVAFSAPSMSSYGSFSDYLHSNTPFAHTTATSNSGCSYYSSPPLLPYHTPVVAPMVPMVDALDQLLPLPTQPLGLILTFDGFGGGVAAEDAKNCTATSPFDPPSLVQQASPASSYSVYSSPPPATMVSQDMAPVAAENTSQSLHRVLDEEEMAAIHSAGERHDIEWSDTVNLATSAWWSRLLESVEGGGGDDGATAAQQTNTVDAMGMHLSDEYYGQDASFPCMDIGEIEGWDAEWFS; encoded by the exons ATGAGGAACCAGAGGCAAGCTCCTATCACTTGCTCCTCTTCAAAGACCAACAACACCAAGCGAGAGGAGCCACACCTCTCAGGGGCTTACATTAGGAGCCTTGTGAAGCATCTTAGCTCCTCATCCACGGCAAGATCCAAAGACCACCATCACATCACCATGGGCAGCAAATCACACCAAGAAGAGCAACAAGCCCCACAAACCACACCATCATCTCTACAGCAACAGCAGCCACACAAGAAGCAGGTGAGGAGGAGGCTCCACACGAGCAGGCCATACCAGGAGAGGCTACTCAACATGGCGGAGGCCAGGCGAGAGATCGTCAACGCTCTCAAGATCCACAGAGCCTCCATGAGAGAAGCCAAGGAGCAGCAGCAACATCAACAACTTGTGCAACAATTGCAGCATCAGCAAGAGGTCCAGGTAGTGCAAGATCATAGGGTAGCTTTTAGTGCACCCAGCATGAGCTCATATGGTTCCTTCTCAGATTACTTGCACAGCAATACGCCATTTGCACACACCACAGCAACAAGCAACAGTGGTTGCTCATATTATTCATCTCCTCCACTCCTCCCTTACCACACACCAGTAGTTGCACCCATGGTTCCCATGGTAGATGCTTTAGATCAGTTGCTGCCGCTGCCTACGCAGCCACTAGGGCTTATCCTGACCTTCGATGGCTTCGGTGGTGGTGTTGCTGCCGAAGATGCCAAGAACTGCACTGCTACTAGCCCCTTTGATCCTCCTTCTTTGGTCCAACAAGCATCACCCGCCTCCTCCTACTCTGTCTACTCCTCTCCGCCGCCGGCGACGATGGTGAGCCAGGACATGGCGCCCGTTGCTGCCGAGAACACCTCACAGTCGCTGCACCGGGTGCTGGACGAGGAGGAGATGGCCGCGATCCACTCGGCCGGGGAGCGGCATGACATCGAGTGGAGCGATACCGTGAACCTGGCCACGTCGGCGTGGTGGAGCAGGCTACTCGAGAGCGTGGAAGGCGGCGGAGGCGACGACGGGGCCACGGCGGCGCAGCAGACTAACACGGTGGACGCCATGGGGATGCATCTGAGTGATGAGTACTACGGCCAAGACGCGTCCTTTCCATG taTGGACATCGGAGAGATCGAAGGATGGGACGCCGAGTGGTTCTCATGA